One region of Ictalurus punctatus breed USDA103 chromosome 6, Coco_2.0, whole genome shotgun sequence genomic DNA includes:
- the rprma gene encoding protein reprimo A, with protein MTMNGTAFNQTDGGIFSNRTEEILSCCNFSSVVTDDGFAAAAPDDERSLFIMRAVQIAVMCVLSLTVVFGIFFLGCNLLIKSEGMINFLVTDRRPSKEVEAVIVSVY; from the coding sequence ATGACAATGAACGGCACGGCGTTTAACCAAACGGACGGCGGTATTTTCTCCAACCGGACTGAGGAGATCTTGTCGTGTTGTAACTTCTCGTCGGTGGTGACGGATGACGGCTTCGCGGCAGCGGCACCGGACGATGAGCGCAGCCTCTTCATCATGAGAGCGGTGCAGATCGCCGTGATGTGCGTGCTGTCTCTCACCGTGGTGTTCGGCATCTTCTTTCTCGGCTGCAACCTTCTCATCAAGTCCGAGGGGATGATTAACTTTTTGGTGACGGATCGGCGACCGAGCAAAGAAGTGGAAGCTGTTATAGTGAGCGTGTATTAG